CCCGATGCAGGTTTCGGTTTGTGCGATTGTTCGTGCGTTTTCCTTGCGGAGGAGGGTCTTGAGCTTGGAGAAGGCTTGCTCGATCGGATTGAGGTCTGGACTGTACGGGGGCAGAAAGAACAGCTTCGCGCCGGCCGCCCTGATCGCGCGTCGCACGGCCAAGGATTTGTGGCTGCTCAGATTGTCCATCACGACGATGTCGCCGGGCCGTAGTGTCGGCACCAGGAATTGCTTTACCCATGCGAGGAAACTGATGGCGTTGATCGGACGGTCGAACACGCAGGGGGCGATGATCTCGTCGCACCGCAGGCCAGCGACGAAGGTCAGGGTTTTCCAGTGACCATGCGGCACTTTGTCGACCAACCGTTGGCCGATGGCGCAGCGCCCGTGCAGGCGCGTCATGTTGGTCTTGGTCCAGGTTTCATCGATGAAAATCAGTCGGTTGGCATCGATCCTGCCTTGCACCTGGCGCCATTGCCGGCGGCGCCGTGCGACGTCAGCGCGGTCTTGCTCGCTGGCGTGCAGCGTTTTTTTTAAAGGTGAGGCCTGTGTGGTCGAGGAAGTGCCACACGCCGTAGTAGCTGATCTCGACGGCGCGTTGGCGCAACTCAGCCAACAGTTCGCGCCCGGTTATATCGGGCTTCTTCGCGATCCGCGCGTTGATCCAGTCTGCCTCTTTGGCGAGCTTGAAAGGCTTTTTGCCTCCCATCGGCAATGCTGCCGGACTGCCCACCGCATCAGCACGCTCCACCCAGCGGATCGCGGTAGAAATCCCAACCTGATAAAGCTCAGCAGCCGCACGTCGGCTCATCCCCGCGGCCACGGCTCCAACAACACGCTTACGCAAGTCCAACGAATAGGGTGCACCCATCGATGCTGGCCTCCATTCCAGCCAGCACCTTGAATCGTATTTTCCGCCGCGCCGGAATCCCTAAACTCGACTCAACCTTAAGAAATCATGCTCTAGTCCCAAATGATGAACAAATCACGCGAATTGACGGACCTTACCGCCTGCCGCGCGATTTTCGCGCTCTGGGTCTTCGCCTATCACATCAACCTCCATGCCCAGTTCAGCCGCCATCTCGGCCCGCTCGGCGCGATCATCGACAAGGGCTATCTCGGCGTCGACGGGTTCTTCGTCCTCTCCGGCCTGATCCTCGCCCGCGTCGATGATAAAATTCCCATGACCCGCCAGGGCATCACCCATTTCTGGGGCAAACGCCTCGCGCGTCTCTATCCGGTCCACCTCGCAGTGATCGTCCTGCTCGGCGCGATCTTCATCGGCGGCCTTGCCATCGGCATCGTCCCGCGCCAGCCGGACCGGTTCGGCACCATCGCCCTTATCGACAATCTGTTGCTGGTCCAGAGCTGGGGGTTCCTGCATCACTGGACCTGGAACTACCCCTCATGGTCGATCAGCACGGAATGGGCCGGCTACCTGATCTTCCCCTTCATCGTCGTGAGCTTCAGCCGATTCTACTACATGGCGGTCATCGCGGCCCTGCCGCTCTGCCTGTTCATCCTGTGTGTGGTCTCGTTCCACTACCGTGGGCTCAACCTCACCTTCGGCGCCTCGATGCTGCGCTTCTTCCCCGAGTTCATCGCCGGCATGATCACCACGATCGCGGTCCCGCTCTTCGCCGATGAAGCGAACGGCGCGGCAATCGGCCTCGTGGGAGCCCTTGTCGCCGCCGCCTTCGCCTGGGCTGGTCACGATGCCATGACCGTCTTCGGTCTCTGGCTGATGCTCTACGGTTTCGCGATGCAGGGCGACGCCGAAAAACCCGCCTATCTCGGCCGCATCAAGCCCCTTCATTACATCGGCGTGATCTCCTACCCGCTCTACATGAGCTTCGCCCCCGCCGAACTGGTCACCTCGCAACTGTTCCGCCGCCTGCACGAGCCCCCGGCCACGGTTCCGCTCGCCTATTCCGGCCTGTTGATCGCGCTCACCTTCGCCCTCGGCATCGTCCTGCACCTCCTGATCGAAAAACCCGCCCGTGTCGCCCTGAACCGCCGGCTCGACCCCGCCCGTGCCGAGGCTCTGGCCGAGGGCTCCGTGCCGCTGTAGGAGAACGGGCACCAACCACTCGCTCAGGACATCGCATGCGCCTCTCCCGCTCGCTCATCCCCACCATCAAGGAAACCCCCGCCGAGGCGCAGATCGTCTCGCACCGCCTGATGCTCCGCGCCGGGATGATCCGCCAGCAATCCGCCGGCATCTATGCCTGGCTGCCGAGCGGCCTGCGCGTGCTGCACAACATCGCGAACATCGTCCGCGCCGAACAGGCGAGGGCAGGGGCGCAGGAAATCCTGATGCCGACCATCCAATCCGCCGATCTCTGGCGCGAAAGCGGGCGGTACGACGCGTACGGCCCGGAAATGCTCCGCATCCGCGACCGTCACGACCGCGAGATGCTCTACGGCCCGACCAACGAGGAAATGCTCACCGCCATCATGCGCGAGTCGGTGCAATCCTACCGCGACCTGCCGCAGATGCTCTACCAGATCCAGTGGAAATTCCGCGATGAGGTCCGCCCCCGCTTCGGCGTCCTGCGCGGGCGTGAATTCTACATGAAGGACGGCTACAGCTTCGATCTCGACTACGCAGCCGCTGTCTCAAGCTACCGCCGCATGATGCTGTCCTACATGCGGATCTTCCGCACCATGGGCGTCCGCGCCATCCCGATGCGCGCCGATACCGGCCCGATCGGCGGCGATCTCTCCCACGAGTTCCACATCCTCGCCCCGACCGGCGAAAGCGGCGTGTTCTACGATAAAGCCTTCGAATCGATCGACCTCGGCAACGACACCTATAATTACGACACCCAGGCCGACCTCGACGCCTTCTTCGACCAGATGACCACGCTCTACGCCGCAACCGATGAAAAACACGATACCGAAGCCTGGGCCAAAATCCCGGAGTCCGACCGCCGCGAGGGCAGGGGCATCGAAGTTGGCCAGATCTTCTACTTCGGCACCAAATACAGCGAAAAAATGGGCTTCTCCGTCGTCGGCCCGGACGGCGCGAGAATCCACCCCGAAATGGGCAGCTACGGCATCGGCGTCTCGCGCCTCACCGGTGCGATCATCGAAGCCAGCCACGATGACGCCGGGATCATCTGGCCCGATGCCGTCGCGCCGTTCCGCGCCGCCATCCTCAACCTCCGCCAGGGCGACGCCACCACCGACAAACTCTGCGAAGACCTCTACGCCCGCCTGGGCGACGCCGCCCTCTACGACGACCGCGACGCCCGCGCCGGCGAAAAATTCGCCGACGCCGATCTGATGGGCCATCCGTGGCAACTCATCGTCGGACCGCGCGGTGCCGCCAAAAATCAGGTGGAACTCAAGCGCCGCCACACCGGCGAACGCGCCGAACTCTCCCTCGAAGATGCGCTCGCGAAAGTGCTGGCTTGATGTTCAACGCCTTCGAGCGCCGCGTCGCCTTCCGCTACCTGCGTGCCCGCAAGGGTGAGCGCTTCGTCTCGATCATCGCGATCTTCTCCCTGATCGGCATCGCCCTCGGCGTCGCCACCCTGATCATCGTGATGAGCGTGATGAACGGCTTCCGCCAGGAACTCCTCGCCCAGATCCTCGGCCTGAATGGCGATATCGGCGTCTACGGCGCGGGCCACAACATCAGCCAGTACGATGCCGCCGCCGGCAAACTCATGAAAATCCCCGGCGTGATCAGCGCCATCCCGATCGTGCAGGGCGAGGTGCTGATGACCGGCCCGCACGGCGGCGCGATCGGCGGTGTTGCCCGCGGTATCCAGCCCTCCGGCCTCGCCGACCTCAAGACCGTCTCGCATCACATCATCTCAGGCACCCTCAAGGGCTTTTCCGGCAACGACGTCGCGATCGGCGCAGGCGTCGGTACCCAGCTCGGCATCCCGCTCGATGGCACCATCACCCTGGTCCTGCCGCAGGGCAACGCGACCATCATCGGCACCATCCCCCGGATCGAGAGCTTCCACGTCACCGCCATCTTCCAGACCGGCATGGCGCAGTACGATTCCAGTTTCGTCTTCCTGCCGCTCAAGGCCGCACAAACCCTGTTCCGCGCGCCCGATGCCGCAACCCAGATCCAGCTCTTCGTGAAAAACCCCGACAAGGACGGCCCGATCAAAGCCGCCATCCCGCAAGCCCTGTCCGGCACGCCGGTCAACGTGGTCGACTGGCAGGACAGCAACAATGCCTTCTTCGCCGCCGTCAACGTCGAACGCAACGTGATGTTCCTGATCCTCACCCTCATCATCATCGTCGCCGTCTTCAACGTCGTCTCGTCCATGATCATGATGGTCAAGGACAAGACCGCCGATATCGCGATCCTGCGCACCATGGGCGCATCGTCCGGTTCGGTCCTGCGGATCTTCTTCATGGTCGGCGCCTCGGTCGGCGTGCTCGGCACGGTCATCGGCTTCGGCCTCGGCGTCGTCTTCTGCACCTATATCGAAAACATCCGCATGTTCATCCAGAACATCACCGGCACCCAGTTGTTCAACCCCACCGTCTACTATCTCGAATCCCTGCCCGCGAAACTCGAATGGAGCCAGGTGATCGAAGTCGTCCTCCTCGCCATCGCCCTGTCCTTCGCCGCCACCATCTACCCGAGCTGGCGCGCCGCCCGCACCGACCCGGTCGAGGCCCTCCGCCATGAGTGACATCCTCACCCTCGATAAAGTCACCCGCACTTTCGGCAGCGGCGACGAACAACTCCACATCCTGCGCGGGGCCGATCTCACGCTGCGCGCCGGTGAAATCACCGCCCTGGTCGCCCCGTCGGGCTCGGGAAAATCCACCCTGCTCCATCTCGCCGGCCTGCTCGAAGGAGCCGATTCCGGCACGATTCGGATCGGCGGCATCGACACGGGACGGCTTTCGGATTCCGAACGCACCCGCCTCCGCCGCGATGAAATCGGCTTCGTCTACCAATCCCACCACCTGCTCGCCGAATTCACCGCCCTCGAAAACGTCGCGATCCCGCAAATGATCGCCGGCAAATCCCGCGCCGATGCCGAGGCCCGCGCCGCCACCCTTCTCGCCGCTTTCGGCCTGACCAATCGCGCCAACCATCTGCCCGGCAAGCTCTCCGGCGGCGAACGTCAGCGCGTCGCCATCGCGCGCGCCATGGCCAACGCCCCCAAACTCCTGCTCGCCGACGAACCCACCGGCAATCTCGACGTCGCGACCGCCGATATCGTTTTCAACGAAATGCTCCGCGCCGTTCGCGGCGAAAACATCGCCGCCCTCATCGCCACCCACAACCCCGACCTCGCCGCCCGCATGGACCGCACCATCATCCTGCGCGACGGTCTGCTGGTCGCATCCTGAACCACGGAGACCTGCCCATGGCCGAACTCGACCGCAGCGCCGCTACAGTGCTCGACATGATCCGCCTTTCCGGCGCCCCCGCCACCCATACCCTCACCCCCGAACAGGCGCGCCTCGCCTATCGTGCCGCCCGCGCCGCGCTGAGCCCCGAACCGCCCGCCCTCGCCGAAATCCGCGATCTCACCGCCCCCGGCCGCAACGGCGCCATCCCGCTCCGCCTCTATCGTGACGGCACCGATCCCGCCCCCCGCGCCGGAATGGTCTATCTCCACGGCGGCGGCTGGGTGATCGGCGATCTCGACACCCACGATGTCGTCTGCCGCCAGCTTGCCCAGCGCACCGGCGCCGTCATCGTCGCGGTCGACTACCGCATGGGCCCCGAACACAAATTCCCCGCCGCCGCCGACGATGCGATCGATGCCACCGCCTTCGTCGCCGCCAACGCGATTGATCTCGGCATCGATCCGAACCGCCTCGCCGTCGGCGGCGACAGCGCCGGAGGCAACCTCGCCGCCGTCGTCGCAATCGACGCGCGCGACAATCACGGCCCCGTCCTCGCCCTGCAGGCCCTCATCTATCCCTCGATCGCCATGTCCATGACCTCGCCAAGCCAGCAGGAATTCGCCGAAGGCTACGGTCTCACCCGCGAGACCATGATCTATTTCCGCAACCACTATCTCCGCAGTCAGGACGACACCCACGACTGGCGCGCCTCACCCATCCGCGCCGCCCACCACGCCAATCTGCCGCCCGCCCTGATCATCACCGCCGGCTTCGATCCGCTGCGCGACGAAGGCGAAGACTACGCCCGCACCCTCATCGCATCCGGCGTCCCGGTCACGGTGCGGCGCTTCCCCGGCCAGATCCACGGGTTCATCACCATGGGCCGCATCATCCCCGAAGCCACCGGCGCAATCGATGAAATCGCCGACGCCATGGCGGCCCGTGGCCTCTGAACCCAAGCCCCGGCTCCGCTGGCGCGCCCTGATCTTTCGCGGCTACGATATCGCGGTTGACGCGGTGATCATCGGTGTCATCCCGCTGATGCTCATCGCCCTCGGCTTCGCCTTCGTCGAAGCCGTCGTCACCACCATCCACCTGTTCCCCGACCTCCGCCCCGCCAAGGTCGACGGATTCGAACTCCGTACCCTGGTCGAACGCATCCTCGACGTCGTCATCCTGATCGAGCTGTTCAACACCTTCATGGACTACGCCCGCACCCGCCGCATCCGCCTCTCGACCCTGCTGGATGTCACCATCGTGTTCTCCCTGCGCGAAATCCTGATCAAACTCTACGCCCAGAAATTCTCCTCGCGCGATCTGGTGGCGTTGTGCATCTTGGTCATCGTGCTGGTGATCGCGCGGAGTATCACAATCAAGGTCTCGCCGGCGCTCGGTAAGGAAAGTTAAGCGGTTCTTTTTTGTAAAAAAGAACCAAAAAACTTTTATTAGTTTGGTCCGAGGCGCTCACTCGCCACAGGCTCCGCCCCCGAGTTAAAAAGTTTTTTGCTTCTTTTTTACAAAAAAGAAACCTTCCTTTCTTACCCTTCAACACTCTCCCGCCGCATCTCCAACTCCAGCCACTCCGCCTCCAACACGCCCATCCGCTCATGCAGCCCCGCCAGCGCCGTCATATTCGCCTGAAACTGCTCCGGCTGCCTGGTGAACAACTCGGTATCCGCGAACGTCGCCTCCAGAGTGTCGATCCGGCCCTGCACCGCGGCCATCTCCTCGTTCAATGCTTTCAGCCGGTGCCGGTCCTTGAACGAAAACGCGGCTTTTTCGTTCGCCCGCTTCGCCACCGGCCCGGCCTTGCGCACCGCCGCCGCCTCGCGCCCGCGCTCGCCGCGCTGCGCCAGCATATCCGAATAGCCGCCGGCATATTCCACCCAGCGCCCATCGCCTTCCGCCGCCAAGGTCGAGGTCGCCACCCGGTCGAGAAAATCACGATCATGGCTGACCAGCAGAATCGTCCCGGCATACTCGCTCAGCATGTCCTGCAATATATCCAGCGTCTCCAGATCGAGATCGTTGGTGGGTTCATCCAGGATCAGCAGGTTCGACGGTTTCGCCAATATCGCCGCGAGCAGCAACCGCCCGCGCTCCCCGCCCGAAAGCGTGCCCACCGGCGTGCGCGCCTGCTCCGGCCGGAACAGAAAATCCTTCATATAACCGATCACATGACGCGATTCCCCGCCCACTTCCACCAGATCGCTCTTGCCCCCGGTCAGCGTATCGGCGAGCGTCGTCGCGGGGTCGAGCGCCGCGCGCTGCTGATCCAACGTCGCCACCGCCAGATTGGTCCCGATCTTGATTGTCCCGGCATCCGGCTGATCCTGCCCCGTCAGCAAGCGCAGCAGTGTCGTCTTGCCCGCCCCGTTCGGCCCGACGATGCCCAGCCGATCGCCGCGCAGCACCCGCAGCGTCAGATCGCGAATGATGACCTGATCGCCATAGGATTTCGATATCCCCTTGGCATCCATCACGATCTTGCCGGACAGGGAGGCCGCGCTCGCGCTCACCTGCAACTCGCGGCTGTCCCGCTTTTCCTCCCGCTTCTTCTCGCGCAACCCGGCCAGTTCCGCGACCCGCCGGACATTTCGCTTGCGCCGCGCCGTCACGCCATAGCGCATCCAGTCTTCCTCGCGGGCAATCTCGCGCGAAAGCTTCTGCGCATCCCGCGCCTCCTGCTCGAACACCTCGTCGCGCCACGTCTCGAAATGCGCGAACCCCCGGTCGATCCGGCTGGTGCGCCCCCGATCCAACCAGACGATGCTGCGCGACACCTTCTCCAGCAGCCGCCGGTCATGGCTGATCAGCACGATCCCGGCGCGAGAGCCGCGCAACTCCGCCTCAAGCCATTCGATCGCGGGCAGATCCAGGTGATTGGTCGGCTCATCCAGCAACAGCACGTCAGGTGCCGGTGCCAACACGCGCGCAATCGCCGCCCGCCGCGCCTCGCCACCCGAAAGTCGCACCGTGGTCTCCGCCCCGCTCAACCCGAGCTGGTCCAGCAATCCCCGAGCCCGATGCCCGTCGGTCTCGGCATCCAGCCCATCCAGAACGTAATCCATCACCGTCGCAAACCCGGTCAGATCCGGCTCCTGCGGCAGATATCGCAACGTCGCCCCCGGCTGCAAAAACCGCGTCCCGCCATCCGCACCGATCATGTCGGCAGCGATTTTCAGCAGCGTCGACTTGCCCGAACCGTTCCGCCCGACGAGACAAATCCGCTCACCCGCCCCCACCCCGATCTCCGCCCCATCGAGCAAGGGCGATGCGCCGAGTGAAAGCCGGATATTCTGTAAATTCAGCAGGGGAGGGGCCATGTCCGCCTTGTGGCTATTCCGCCCCGGCATGGCAAGCGCGCACAGGACCGTCTAAACATGCAACCTATGCTCCGCCTTACCGAAATCATCCTCCCGCTCGACCATTCCGAGGCCGACCTCGCCGCCGCGGTCGCCGCACGCCTCGCCCCGGCCATCCCGAGCCGCTTCACCATCGCCCGCCGCGCGATCGACGCCCGCCGCAAATCCGCAATCAAACTGACCTACACGATCGATGCCGAAACCGAAGGTGAGCCCGAAATCCTCGCCCGCAACCACCCCCACATCCGCCCCACGCCCGACACCACCTACAAACCCCCCGCCATCCGCCCCGCATCCACCCGTCCCGCATCCACCCGCCCGATCGTCATCGGCACCGGCCCCTGCGGCCTGTTCGCCGCGCTCATCCTCGCCCAGGCGGGTCTCCGCCCGATCATCCTGGAGCGCGGCAAGCCGGTCCGCCAACGCACCAAAGACACCTGGGCCTTCTGGCGGCGCGGTATCCTCACGCCGGAATCCAACGTCCAGTTCGGCGAAGGCGGGGCAGGGACCTTTTCCGACGGCAAGCTCTACAGCCAGATCAGCGACCCCAACCATCTCGGCCGCAAAGTCCTCACCGAATTCGTCGCCGCCGGTGCGCCCGCCGAAATCCTCACCGTCGCCCACCCCCATATCGGCACCTTCCGTCTGGTCGGCATGGTCGAGACCATGCGCGAAACCATCGAACGCCTCGGCGGCGAATACCGCTTCGGTGCCCGCGTCACCGGCCTCATCCTCGATTCAACCCCCCGCCGCGCCCGTGGCGTGATCCTGGACTCCGGCGAAACCCTCACCGCCGACCACATCATCCTCGCCATCGGCCACTCCGCGCGCGACACGTTCGAAATGCTGCGCGATGCTGGCGTCCATCTCGACCCCAAACCCTTCTCGATCGGATTTCGTATCGAACATCCGCAGTCCATGATCGACCGCGCCCGCTACGGCAGCTTCGCCGGCAACCCGCTTCTCGGTGCCGCCGACTACAAACTGGTCCACCACGCGAAAAACGGCCGCAGCGTGTACAGTTTCTGCATGTGCCCCGGCGGCACCGTCGTCGCCGCCGCCTCCGAGCCCGGCCGCGTCGTCACCAACGGCATGAGCCAGTATTCCCGCAACGAACGCAACGCCAACGCCGGCATCGTCGTCGGCGTCACTCCGGCCGACTACCCCGATGCCGATCGAGGCGACATCCTCGCCGGCATGACCTTCCAGCGCCACCTCGAATCCCGCGCCTACCTTCAGGGCGGCAGCACCTACCACGCCCCCGGCCAGCTTGTGGGTGATTTCCTCGCCGCCCGCCCATCCACCAGCCTTGGATCAGTGATCCCCAGCTATAAACCCGGCGTTCACCTCACCGACCTCGCCCCCTGCCTGCCCGATTACGCCATCGAAGCCATCCGCGAAGCCATCCCCCACTTCGCCCGAAAAATCCCCGACTTCGACCGCGCGGACGCGCTCCTCACAGGTGTCGAAACCCGCACCTCCGCCCCCATCCGCATCACCCGCGATCCCTCCGGCCAAAGCCTGAACACCCCCGGCCTGTTCCCCGCCGGCGAGGGCGCGGGCTACGCCGGCGGCATCCTGTCCGCCGGAGTCGACGGTATCCGCGCGGCTGAGGCGGTTATACGTGCCGGGTGAAAAGTGAGTATAGGAAGGTCTTCTTTTTTGTAAAAAAGAAGCAAAAAACTTTTTTAATTGGCAGCAGGCGATTTTTATATTTTCTGATGAAGTAAATCTTGCCTATCCATGTGCTACTCGACCGCCATAAAGGGCAGTGATCGCATCCGCCGTCCGACGCACCTGCTCACCGAGTTGCGGAATCCGTGCATCCGTGATCCGCGCCATTGGCCCCGATACCGAAACAGCCGCCACCGCCTCGGCATGTTCGTTGAAAATCACCGCCGCAATGCACCGTAGCCCGATCGCGTGTTCCTCATCATCGATCGCATACCCCCGCGCCCGCGCCGCCGCGAGATCCTCGTGGAGATGGGCAGTGTTGTTGATCGTCTTCACCGTCATCCGCGCCATCCCCCGCGCATGCAGAATCCGCGAAATCTCGGCACGGTTCATCGCCGACAGCAGCGCCTTGCCCACGCCCGAGCAATGCAGCGGCACCCGACCTCCGGGCCGCGCGAACGCCCGCATCATCTGCCGGCATTCAACCTGCGCCAGATAGACCGCCTCGTGCTGATCCTCCATCGCGAGATTGACGGTCTCCTCGGTCAACTCCATCAGCGCGCGCATCGGGCCCGGAGCCAGGGCCGCGACGTTGCGGCTCTTGAGGAATGCCGTCCCGGTCGCGAATGCCTGCACCCCGACCGACCAGACCCGCCGTTCCGCATCGAAATGGACATAGCGCTCCTGTTCGAGCGTTGTGAGCAACCGATGCGCGGTGGACGGCGACAGCCCGACCTGCTGGCCGATCTCGATCAGCTTCAACCCCTCGTCGGACGCTCCGAGCCGGTTCAGAATCGCCAGCGCCCGCACCAGCGATTGCACCTGCATCGACCGTTCCGCCGGTGCCGCCATCCTCACCCGCGCCGCATCGCCCCGTTCAACCGCCATCCCGCCGCCCTCTGACCCTGTCATCATATCGAACCGATCGAACCGCCCCGTCAACGCCGGACCATCACGCCCGCCTGTGCGATGCCCGCAAATCGTGCCATCATCGACCCCATGGCCGAACCCGCCCCAACCGCGCCCCGCCTCGACGCTCCCGGCGTCCGTCCCCCCACCATCTCGATCGTCGTTCCCTTCCATAACGAGGCCGCGAACATCGCCCCGCTGCACGCCCGCCTTTCCGCCGCGCTCGATGCCGGGCCGGACAGTTGGGAACTCGTCTGCGTCAACGATGGCAGCCGCGACGACACGCTCCCCCGCCTCGTCGCCCTCGCCGCGCACGATCCGCGCGTCCGCGTCATCGATCTCTCCCGCAATTTCGGCAAGGAAGCCGCCCTCACCGCCGGGCTCGATTTCGCCCGGGGCGATGCCGTCATCCCGCTCGACGCCGATCTCCAGGACCCGCCCGAAATCATCGCCACCCTGATCGCGAAATGGCGCGAAGGTTTCGAAGTCGTCAACGCCGTCCGCGCCTCGCGGGAGGGCGACGGTCCGGTGAAGCGCGCGACCGCCCACGCTTTCTACCGGATCATCAACCGGATGAGCGATGTCGAAATCCCCGCCGATACCGGCGATTTCCGCCTGATCTCCCGCCCCGCGCTCGACGCCCTGAAACGCCTGCCCGAGCGCCGCCGCTTCATGAAGGGCCTGTTCGCCTGGGTCGGTTTTCGCACCGCGACCATCACCTACAACCGCGCCCCCCGCCATGCCGGCACCACGACCTGGAACTACTGGAAACTCTGGAATTTCGCGATCGAGGGCATCACGTCGTTCTCCAGCGCCCCGCTCCGCCTCGCCTCGTATCTCGGCTTCGCGGTCTCGATCTTCGCCTTCGTCTATGCCGTGATCACGATCTTCAACAAGCTGATCTACGGCAATCCGGTCAAGGGCTACCCATCGCTGCTGGTCGCGGTCCTGTTCCTCGGCGGCGTCCAGCTCCTCGCCCTCGGCGTGCTCGGCGAATATCTCGGACGGCTTTACGAGGAGAGCAAACAGCGCCCGGTCTACCTCGTCCGCGCCGCCTGGAACGCGGCACCCGATCCCTCACAGGGCTCGCCCGAACGCCCCGATCACCATTGACGCGACTACGGCGCGTTCGTCAGGTATAAGGAACGTCAACCAGCCGAGGCCATCCTTGCCCTTGTCCGCCATTCGCGAACTCCCGCTCGACCAGTTGCTCCTCGGCGATGCCGCCGAGACCATGCGCATGCTGCCCGATGCCTCGATCGACTGCATCTTCGCGGACCCGCCCTACAACCTCCAGCTCCGCGGCGAACTCCGCCGCCCCGATGACAGTCTGGTCGACGGCGTGGACGACGATTGGGACAAATTCACCGATTTCGCCGCCTACGACGCCTTTTCCCGCGCCTGGCTCACCGAAGCCCGCCGCCTGCTCCACAAGGACGCCACGATCT
This sequence is a window from Acidiphilium acidophilum. Protein-coding genes within it:
- a CDS encoding phosphate-starvation-inducible PsiE family protein, with protein sequence MASEPKPRLRWRALIFRGYDIAVDAVIIGVIPLMLIALGFAFVEAVVTTIHLFPDLRPAKVDGFELRTLVERILDVVILIELFNTFMDYARTRRIRLSTLLDVTIVFSLREILIKLYAQKFSSRDLVALCILVIVLVIARSITIKVSPALGKES
- a CDS encoding acyltransferase family protein, with the translated sequence MMNKSRELTDLTACRAIFALWVFAYHINLHAQFSRHLGPLGAIIDKGYLGVDGFFVLSGLILARVDDKIPMTRQGITHFWGKRLARLYPVHLAVIVLLGAIFIGGLAIGIVPRQPDRFGTIALIDNLLLVQSWGFLHHWTWNYPSWSISTEWAGYLIFPFIVVSFSRFYYMAVIAALPLCLFILCVVSFHYRGLNLTFGASMLRFFPEFIAGMITTIAVPLFADEANGAAIGLVGALVAAAFAWAGHDAMTVFGLWLMLYGFAMQGDAEKPAYLGRIKPLHYIGVISYPLYMSFAPAELVTSQLFRRLHEPPATVPLAYSGLLIALTFALGIVLHLLIEKPARVALNRRLDPARAEALAEGSVPL
- a CDS encoding lipoprotein-releasing ABC transporter permease subunit, with protein sequence MFNAFERRVAFRYLRARKGERFVSIIAIFSLIGIALGVATLIIVMSVMNGFRQELLAQILGLNGDIGVYGAGHNISQYDAAAGKLMKIPGVISAIPIVQGEVLMTGPHGGAIGGVARGIQPSGLADLKTVSHHIISGTLKGFSGNDVAIGAGVGTQLGIPLDGTITLVLPQGNATIIGTIPRIESFHVTAIFQTGMAQYDSSFVFLPLKAAQTLFRAPDAATQIQLFVKNPDKDGPIKAAIPQALSGTPVNVVDWQDSNNAFFAAVNVERNVMFLILTLIIIVAVFNVVSSMIMMVKDKTADIAILRTMGASSGSVLRIFFMVGASVGVLGTVIGFGLGVVFCTYIENIRMFIQNITGTQLFNPTVYYLESLPAKLEWSQVIEVVLLAIALSFAATIYPSWRAARTDPVEALRHE
- a CDS encoding ABC transporter ATP-binding protein → MSDILTLDKVTRTFGSGDEQLHILRGADLTLRAGEITALVAPSGSGKSTLLHLAGLLEGADSGTIRIGGIDTGRLSDSERTRLRRDEIGFVYQSHHLLAEFTALENVAIPQMIAGKSRADAEARAATLLAAFGLTNRANHLPGKLSGGERQRVAIARAMANAPKLLLADEPTGNLDVATADIVFNEMLRAVRGENIAALIATHNPDLAARMDRTIILRDGLLVAS
- the proS gene encoding proline--tRNA ligase, producing MRLSRSLIPTIKETPAEAQIVSHRLMLRAGMIRQQSAGIYAWLPSGLRVLHNIANIVRAEQARAGAQEILMPTIQSADLWRESGRYDAYGPEMLRIRDRHDREMLYGPTNEEMLTAIMRESVQSYRDLPQMLYQIQWKFRDEVRPRFGVLRGREFYMKDGYSFDLDYAAAVSSYRRMMLSYMRIFRTMGVRAIPMRADTGPIGGDLSHEFHILAPTGESGVFYDKAFESIDLGNDTYNYDTQADLDAFFDQMTTLYAATDEKHDTEAWAKIPESDRREGRGIEVGQIFYFGTKYSEKMGFSVVGPDGARIHPEMGSYGIGVSRLTGAIIEASHDDAGIIWPDAVAPFRAAILNLRQGDATTDKLCEDLYARLGDAALYDDRDARAGEKFADADLMGHPWQLIVGPRGAAKNQVELKRRHTGERAELSLEDALAKVLA
- a CDS encoding IS630 family transposase (programmed frameshift), producing the protein MGAPYSLDLRKRVVGAVAAGMSRRAAAELYQVGISTAIRWVERADAVGSPAALPMGGKKPFKLAKEADWINARIAKKPDITGRELLAELRQRAVEISYYGVWHFLDHTGLTLKKTLHASEQDRADVARRRRQWRQVQGRIDANRLIFIDETWTKTNMTRLHGRCAIGQRLVDKVPHGHWKTLTFVAGLRCDEIIAPCVFDRPINAISFLAWVKQFLVPTLRPGDIVVMDNLSSHKSLAVRRAIRAAGAKLFFLPPYSPDLNPIEQAFSKLKTLLRKENARTIAQTETCIGTLLDRITPQECANYFKDAGYST
- a CDS encoding alpha/beta hydrolase is translated as MAELDRSAATVLDMIRLSGAPATHTLTPEQARLAYRAARAALSPEPPALAEIRDLTAPGRNGAIPLRLYRDGTDPAPRAGMVYLHGGGWVIGDLDTHDVVCRQLAQRTGAVIVAVDYRMGPEHKFPAAADDAIDATAFVAANAIDLGIDPNRLAVGGDSAGGNLAAVVAIDARDNHGPVLALQALIYPSIAMSMTSPSQQEFAEGYGLTRETMIYFRNHYLRSQDDTHDWRASPIRAAHHANLPPALIITAGFDPLRDEGEDYARTLIASGVPVTVRRFPGQIHGFITMGRIIPEATGAIDEIADAMAARGL
- a CDS encoding ABC-F family ATP-binding cassette domain-containing protein translates to MAPPLLNLQNIRLSLGASPLLDGAEIGVGAGERICLVGRNGSGKSTLLKIAADMIGADGGTRFLQPGATLRYLPQEPDLTGFATVMDYVLDGLDAETDGHRARGLLDQLGLSGAETTVRLSGGEARRAAIARVLAPAPDVLLLDEPTNHLDLPAIEWLEAELRGSRAGIVLISHDRRLLEKVSRSIVWLDRGRTSRIDRGFAHFETWRDEVFEQEARDAQKLSREIAREEDWMRYGVTARRKRNVRRVAELAGLREKKREEKRDSRELQVSASAASLSGKIVMDAKGISKSYGDQVIIRDLTLRVLRGDRLGIVGPNGAGKTTLLRLLTGQDQPDAGTIKIGTNLAVATLDQQRAALDPATTLADTLTGGKSDLVEVGGESRHVIGYMKDFLFRPEQARTPVGTLSGGERGRLLLAAILAKPSNLLILDEPTNDLDLETLDILQDMLSEYAGTILLVSHDRDFLDRVATSTLAAEGDGRWVEYAGGYSDMLAQRGERGREAAAVRKAGPVAKRANEKAAFSFKDRHRLKALNEEMAAVQGRIDTLEATFADTELFTRQPEQFQANMTALAGLHERMGVLEAEWLELEMRRESVEG